A genomic stretch from Capricornis sumatraensis isolate serow.1 chromosome 4, serow.2, whole genome shotgun sequence includes:
- the WASHC1 gene encoding WASH complex subunit 1 has translation MTPTGTQHSLAGQTYAVPLIQPDLRREEAIQQVADALQYLQKVSGDIFSRISQRVELSRSQLQAIGERVSLAQAKIEKIKGSKKAIKVFSSAKYPAPEHLREYGSIFTGAQDPGLQRRPRHRIQSKHRPLDERALQEKLKFFPVCVNTKPEPEDEAEEGLGGLPSNISSVSSLLLFNTTENLYKKYVFLDPLAGAVTKTHVMLGAETEEKLFDAPLSISRREQLERQVLENYFYVPDLGQVPDIDVPSYLPDLPGVADDLMYSADLGPGIAPSAPGAIPELPTFHTEVAQPFKPDLEDGVLTARPPPPPPPPPPPAPAIQISVPPPPPPPQAVAPPGQPARGDDSGGASPSAPVQGAPKEVIDPSSGRATLLESIRQAGGIGKAKLRSVKERKLEKKKQKEQEQVRATTQGGDLMSDLFNKLAMRRKGISGKGPGSGASEGPGGAFARMSDSIPPLPPPHQAPGEEDEDDWES, from the exons ATGACCCCCACGGGGACCCAGCATTCCTTGGCTGGTCAGACCTATGCAGTGCCCCTCATTCAGCCAGACCTGCGGCGAGAGGAGGCCATCCAGCAGGTGGCGGATGCCCTGCAGTACCTACAGAAGGTCTCCGGAGACATCTTCAGCAG GATCTCCCAGCGAGTAGAGCTCAGCCGGAGTCAGCTGCAGGCCATTGGGGAGAGGGTGTCCTTGGCCCAGGCCAAGATCGAGAAGATCAAGGGCAGCAAGAAAGCCATCAAG GTGTTCTCCAGCGCCAAGTACCCTGCCCCCGAGCACCTGCGGGAGTACGGCTCAATCTTCACAGGGGCCCAGGACCCCGGCCTGCAGAGGCGTCCCCGCCACAGGATCCAGAGCAAGCACCGCCCCCTGGACGAGCGGGCCCTGCAG gaGAAGCTGAAATTCTTCCCCGTGTGTGTGAACACCAAGCCAGAGCCTGAAGATGAGGCTGAGGAGGGGCTGGGCGGGCTCCCCAGCAACATCAGCTCTGTCAGCTCCCTGCTGCTTTTCAACACCACCGAGAACCT GTACAAGAAGTATGTCTTCCTGGACCCCCTGGCCGGTGCCGTCACAAAGACCCACGTGATGCTGGGGGCTGAGACAGAGGAGAAGCTGTTCGATGCCCCTTTGTCCATCAGCAGGAGAGAGCAGCTGGAGCGGCAG GTCCTGGAGAACTACTTCTACGTGCCTGACCTGGGCCAGGTGCCTGACATCGACGTGCCGTCCTACTTGCCTGACCTGCCAGGTGTGGCTGACGACCTCATGTACAGTGCGGATCTGGGCCCTGGCATCGCCCCCTCTGCCCCCGGTGCCATTCCTGAGCTGCCTACCTTCCACACGGAGGTGGCCCAGCCCTTCAAGCCAG ACCTCGAGGATGGGGTGCTGACGGCACGCCCACCACCCCCGCCACCTCCACCACCTCCCCCAGCTCCAGCCATACAGATCAGTGtccccccgcctccgcccccgcCGCAGGCTGTGGCCCCGCCAGGACAGCCCGCCAGGGGGGACGACAGCGGGGGTGCCTCCCCTTCAG CGCCAGTCCAAGGAGCGCCCAAGGAAGTGATTGACCCCTCCAGTGGCCGGGCCACTCTGCTGGAGTCTATCCGCCAGGCCGGGGGCATCGGCAAGGCCAAGCTCCGCAGTGTGAAGGAGCGCAAGCTggagaaaaagaagcagaaggagcaGGAGCAAG TGAGAGCCACCACCCAGGGCGGGGACCTGATGTCGGACCTTTTCAACAAGCTGGCCATGAGGCGCAAAG GTATCTCTGGGAAAGGACCTGGGTCCGGGGCCAGCGAGGGGCCAGGGGGGGCCTTCGCCCGGATGTCAGATTCCATCCCGCCCCTGCCTCCCCCACATCAGGCCCCGGGCGAGGAAGATGAGGATGACTGGGAGTCCTAG